From Sporichthyaceae bacterium, one genomic window encodes:
- a CDS encoding DUF349 domain-containing protein has protein sequence MSNVEPNAQAEPSPPLTDEAAESAEAVPTEPTAAGESPPAPQAQEPPEQVEQVPAEPAAPEAEAAPGESPHSESAAVSPAEAVPTEPTAAAESPPAPQAQEAPEQVAQVPAVPAEPAAPEAEAAPTESPHGEAAHSESAAVSPAEAMAFHRAPAEALTTDLAALLERVAAKSIGGKEAGSRLETLRNAVAALPAPGAPEALTEALAATEQLLNEHIAEQRAARAAATAAARETKTRIVAEAEEIAASDQWRVGSERLPVLLEEWKSCARLDRKTDDELWKRFSSARSLFAKRRKSHYNELNAGRTASRSVKEELVARAEQLSSSTDWAGTAAAYRSMMAEWKAAGRAGREVDDELWARFRSAQDNFFAGRNAALGAREAEQSSNVTAKEELLAEAERLLPVTDPKSARGALRSIVDRWNAVGPVPAGVRAGLEARLTAVENSIRGSESSVSSGRHSPARARAEETVAALRASIATLENKGEKARAAGDDRRAKEAEEGAAARREWLAEAERTLAELS, from the coding sequence GTGAGCAACGTCGAACCGAACGCGCAGGCCGAGCCGAGCCCACCGCTGACCGACGAAGCTGCCGAGTCCGCCGAGGCGGTCCCGACGGAACCGACCGCTGCAGGCGAGAGCCCCCCGGCTCCCCAGGCGCAGGAGCCGCCGGAACAGGTCGAACAGGTGCCCGCGGAGCCCGCGGCTCCGGAGGCGGAAGCGGCCCCCGGCGAATCGCCGCACAGTGAATCTGCGGCGGTGTCCCCGGCCGAGGCGGTCCCGACGGAACCGACCGCTGCAGCCGAGAGCCCCCCGGCTCCCCAGGCGCAGGAAGCGCCGGAACAGGTCGCGCAGGTGCCGGCGGTGCCCGCGGAGCCCGCGGCTCCGGAGGCGGAAGCGGCCCCCACCGAATCGCCGCACGGTGAAGCCGCGCACAGTGAATCTGCGGCGGTGTCCCCGGCCGAGGCGATGGCGTTCCACCGAGCGCCGGCCGAGGCATTGACCACCGACCTGGCGGCGCTGCTGGAGCGCGTCGCGGCCAAGTCGATCGGCGGCAAGGAGGCCGGCTCGCGGCTGGAGACGTTGCGCAACGCCGTCGCGGCCCTGCCTGCCCCGGGCGCGCCGGAGGCGCTGACCGAGGCGTTGGCCGCGACCGAACAGCTGCTCAACGAGCACATCGCCGAGCAGCGGGCTGCCCGAGCGGCTGCGACCGCGGCCGCCCGGGAGACCAAGACCCGGATCGTCGCCGAGGCCGAGGAGATCGCCGCCTCCGACCAGTGGCGGGTGGGCAGCGAACGACTGCCGGTGCTGCTCGAGGAGTGGAAGTCCTGCGCCCGGCTGGACCGCAAGACCGACGACGAACTCTGGAAACGCTTCTCCAGCGCCCGGTCGTTGTTCGCCAAGCGGCGCAAGTCCCACTACAACGAGCTCAACGCCGGTCGCACAGCGTCCCGCTCGGTCAAGGAGGAGCTGGTCGCCCGGGCCGAGCAGCTGTCGAGCTCGACGGATTGGGCCGGGACCGCGGCCGCGTACCGGTCGATGATGGCCGAGTGGAAGGCCGCCGGTCGGGCCGGCCGCGAGGTCGACGACGAGCTGTGGGCGCGCTTCCGCAGTGCTCAGGACAACTTCTTCGCCGGCCGCAACGCCGCCCTCGGGGCACGGGAGGCCGAGCAGTCGAGCAACGTCACGGCCAAGGAGGAACTCCTCGCCGAGGCCGAGCGACTGCTGCCGGTGACCGACCCGAAGTCCGCGCGGGGCGCACTGCGCTCGATCGTGGACCGGTGGAACGCAGTCGGACCGGTGCCGGCCGGCGTGCGCGCCGGCCTCGAGGCGCGGCTGACCGCGGTGGAGAACTCGATCCGTGGATCGGAGTCATCAGTCTCGAGCGGACGACACTCGCCGGCCCGGGCCCGGGCCGAGGAGACGGTGGCCGCGCTGCGGGCCTCGATCGCGACCTTGGAGAACAAGGGCGAGAAGGCGCGCGCGGCGGGCGACGACCGTCGAGCCAAGGAGGCCGAGGAGGGCGCGGCAGCTCGCCGCGAGTGGCTGGCCGAGGCCGAACGGACGCTCGCCGAGCTCAGCTGA